The following coding sequences are from one Desulfosporosinus orientis DSM 765 window:
- a CDS encoding DUF5316 family protein, giving the protein MSGAFISGDRVRANYSDSKDFIERTNLGSKLFLFGLPCLVAGIAISFIR; this is encoded by the coding sequence ATGTCTGGAGCATTTATAAGCGGAGACAGGGTAAGAGCAAATTATTCCGACTCCAAAGATTTCATAGAGCGGACGAATCTAGGTTCAAAGCTCTTTTTATTTGGTTTACCATGCTTGGTTGCTGGAATTGCTATTTCTTTCATTAGATGA
- the istA gene encoding IS21 family transposase — translation MKGFKMYKQIQQLKEIGFTRSRAAKQLNINRETVTRYWNMTADEFAKQLYSINRELLLSKYEEIIISWLKQYPTMTAAQVCDWLKEHYKEDIKERTVSRYVKGLREEYNLKKSNHPRDYEAVEELPMGQQLQVDFGEKWMQSIDGQRVKIRFAAFVLAHARYKWAFFQTRPFTTSDLVSSCHQCFRYIGGMPLEMVFDQDSIVSVSENYGDIIHTFEFEKFRQECNLKVYLCRAADPESKGKIENVVKFIKYNFLENRLFADEEVLNSSFLKWLDRTGNAKIHGTTKKIPAKVFEDEREHLRPLLDIRLNGDVTICRNVRKDNTIVYDSNRYSLPLGTYNNQKEVSIEAKNEKLTIMTVFGEFICEHPISTGRGQLIKSTSHSRDITDSMDKAQTTVDKLLLFKATDFLQTIRTEKARYARDQFRLLQTLCDKYGIDDVLNAIKYCEVSKLFGITYVKDFLEHSAKPKQVIVLNAIPVSNNKYHVTTEKRSLDVYAKAGGNHE, via the coding sequence ATGAAAGGATTTAAGATGTATAAACAGATACAGCAACTTAAAGAGATTGGATTCACTCGATCTCGGGCTGCCAAGCAGCTGAACATAAATCGGGAAACCGTAACAAGATATTGGAACATGACAGCGGATGAATTCGCCAAACAGCTGTATAGCATTAACCGAGAACTGCTACTTTCAAAATATGAGGAAATTATCATCAGCTGGTTGAAACAATACCCAACAATGACAGCCGCACAAGTATGCGATTGGCTCAAGGAGCATTACAAAGAGGATATCAAGGAACGAACGGTCAGCCGTTATGTCAAAGGGTTACGAGAGGAATATAATCTTAAAAAATCCAATCATCCCAGAGATTATGAGGCTGTAGAAGAGCTCCCAATGGGGCAGCAGTTACAGGTGGACTTTGGTGAAAAGTGGATGCAATCCATTGATGGGCAGCGTGTAAAGATTCGCTTTGCAGCCTTTGTACTCGCTCATGCACGTTACAAATGGGCATTCTTTCAAACTCGGCCATTCACAACAAGCGATCTGGTTTCAAGCTGTCATCAGTGCTTTAGATATATAGGTGGGATGCCGCTAGAAATGGTATTTGATCAGGATAGTATCGTCAGCGTTTCAGAAAACTATGGAGATATTATTCATACCTTTGAGTTTGAGAAGTTCCGGCAAGAATGCAATTTAAAAGTATACCTCTGCCGCGCAGCTGATCCGGAAAGCAAAGGTAAGATCGAGAATGTGGTTAAATTCATCAAGTATAATTTCCTTGAAAACAGACTTTTTGCTGATGAGGAAGTTCTCAACAGTTCGTTCCTAAAATGGTTGGATAGAACCGGTAATGCGAAAATTCACGGCACTACCAAAAAGATACCAGCCAAGGTGTTTGAAGATGAACGTGAACACCTAAGACCTCTGCTGGACATCCGATTAAATGGTGATGTAACCATCTGCAGAAATGTTCGGAAAGATAACACGATCGTCTACGACAGCAATCGGTACTCTTTACCTCTCGGTACATACAACAACCAAAAAGAGGTCAGCATTGAAGCGAAGAATGAAAAATTGACGATTATGACCGTATTCGGTGAATTTATCTGTGAACATCCCATCTCAACCGGCAGAGGTCAATTAATTAAGAGCACCAGTCATTCCAGAGATATTACAGACTCGATGGATAAAGCTCAAACTACTGTTGATAAGCTGTTATTATTCAAGGCAACCGATTTTCTGCAGACAATTCGAACAGAAAAAGCACGCTATGCCCGTGATCAGTTCCGGTTGCTGCAAACATTATGCGATAAATATGGAATTGATGACGTACTAAATGCCATCAAATATTGTGAGGTGAGCAAACTCTTCGGAATAACGTATGTAAAGGATTTTTTAGAGCACAGTGCTAAACCAAAACAAGTAATCGTCCTGAATGCTATTCCGGTTAGCAACAACAAGTACCATGTAACTACAGAGAAACGCTCTTTGGATGTGTATGCAAAGGCAGGTGGCAACCATGAATGA
- the istB gene encoding IS21-like element helper ATPase IstB, which translates to MNERIERVNALVSGLHLVPVDLENLYAKKNNLTPLESVEVFLSEQQRLRTEKQNLIRRRRANLPAEKTLETFDFGFQRSVSKEQMLRLSDMTWVEQAFNICFLGPPGIGKTHLALSLAVQALNLGYAVAFTTLDELIITLKTSQISTASKRRIKILNSAALVIIDEVGFMPLSTIEANLFFGFVSSMSEKTSLIITSNKGFDEWVDFLGDATITTAILDRLIHHCEILNMTGNSYRLQHRKTITQK; encoded by the coding sequence ATGAATGAACGGATTGAACGTGTCAATGCATTAGTATCGGGACTGCATTTGGTCCCTGTTGATTTAGAAAACCTATATGCTAAAAAGAATAATCTCACGCCTCTCGAAAGCGTTGAGGTTTTCCTTTCAGAGCAACAACGTCTTCGGACCGAAAAGCAAAATCTAATTCGCAGAAGAAGAGCAAATCTACCCGCCGAAAAAACCCTGGAAACCTTCGACTTCGGATTCCAACGCAGCGTATCTAAGGAACAGATGCTAAGATTGTCCGATATGACTTGGGTTGAGCAAGCGTTCAACATTTGTTTTCTGGGCCCCCCTGGTATCGGAAAAACGCATTTGGCTTTATCCTTAGCGGTCCAGGCTTTAAACCTAGGTTATGCCGTAGCTTTTACGACCTTGGATGAACTCATAATTACACTAAAAACCTCGCAAATCTCGACCGCCAGTAAGAGACGAATAAAAATACTCAACTCGGCAGCACTGGTTATTATTGATGAAGTTGGCTTCATGCCACTTTCTACAATAGAAGCCAACCTATTCTTCGGTTTCGTGTCCTCAATGTCCGAGAAAACATCACTGATTATTACCTCAAACAAAGGATTCGATGAATGGGTTGACTTTTTAGGGGATGCAACAATTACAACTGCGATTTTAGACCGTCTTATCCACCACTGCGAGATTTTAAATATGACGGGCAACAGCTACAGACTCCAACATAGGAAGACTATAACCCAGAAATAA